TGCTGTTATCCCAATTACAGCACCATCTTTATTAAGACTGACTTTCATTAACCATTTGTTTCTAAGTTGGTGGCACCTTAGGTGTATCTTTCTCATCTCATTTCTATAATTGATTGACTCCATTATTGCCTCGGCAGGGTGTGTGCTGATGATGCTGGCGGCGCTCGTGGGGTGCTCCTACAGCGTGGAGATGGCCAAGATCAGGAACAACTCTGGCCGAACCCTGACATCTTCCACCCTAGAGTGGGTGGACCTGCAAACTGGCCAGACCCCTCCTGCTGAGGCCCTGCCCATCTCCAAGGACGGTCCTGTGTGGTGTCGAGGCAAGAGGCACGGCATCTGGGTACCAGGTGCCGTGATTGACGGACAGTGTCATATGCCCTTCCTCAATCAGGTGTTTAAGGTGAAGGAGTATGACGTGTTGGTGTCAATCAATGACTCGGCAAGAATCATCAATAAAGAATGGGACCATCTAAGAGCCGTACCCGCTAATGGCATCACCTCATCCAAGATGGTGCTGGCCATTGCCAAGACTGATGAAGATGAAGTCCTTCCCGGTTATGTTGATCCTCAGAAACGTGAAGCTTCACTACTTAAGGATGGCAAGTACTTACTACAGAAAGATGCTTTCATTTTAACTGAGGACGAGCCAGAGCGCTATGAAGTTGATCAAGTGGTCCGGGACGAAGAACACAGTCTGACCACCACAGAAGAGAAAGTTGTTGCCACTGTGACTCTTGAGAACCCAGATGAGGAAGAAAAACTAGTGAGTGAGATGGTGGACTATGTTGCAAAGGAGGTTATCTACTGGGGTCGCATAAGAGGAACCATCACAAGTTTAACTGCCACTGTCATGGACCCG
The DNA window shown above is from Panulirus ornatus isolate Po-2019 chromosome 25, ASM3632096v1, whole genome shotgun sequence and carries:
- the LOC139757313 gene encoding uncharacterized protein → MHTGCVLMMLAALVGCSYSVEMAKIRNNSGRTLTSSTLEWVDLQTGQTPPAEALPISKDGPVWCRGKRHGIWVPGAVIDGQCHMPFLNQVFKVKEYDVLVSINDSARIINKEWDHLRAVPANGITSSKMVLAIAKTDEDEVLPGYVDPQKREASLLKDGKYLLQKDAFILTEDEPERYEVDQVVRDEEHSLTTTEEKVVATVTLENPDEEEKLVSEMVDYVAKEVIYWGRIRGTITSLTATVMDPSGNVKDITWGNENELDNLEQQQVEFELPAAAGVNVTLIAIIHKYEAPYSAKLTAVYEDGERRTRTISGLHIHVRMAELRANFSKPFYLSNNSEIEGEFVTSEILMHSTTTTTTTTTIAPPDAESTSDKEKPHSESLASGEGEGKLTTGEHDDVNDHASTTVPGLVSLCCSLLVAYHLTLRQ